A single region of the Microlunatus panaciterrae genome encodes:
- the nusB gene encoding transcription antitermination factor NusB encodes MTARSKGSTRSKARKRALDILFEAELRGSALLDTLAERTADADPPVRDYTAELVHGFSEHRHDIDARISAALTDGWSLDRLPRVDRNCLRIAVFEIDYSDLPDSIAVSEALNLVGDLSTDESPGFVNGVLGTIVATKVAVAPHG; translated from the coding sequence ATGACCGCCCGGAGCAAGGGTTCCACCCGATCGAAGGCACGCAAGCGCGCCCTGGACATCCTGTTCGAGGCAGAGTTGCGCGGGTCCGCACTGCTCGACACGCTGGCCGAGCGCACGGCCGACGCCGACCCGCCGGTACGTGACTACACGGCCGAGCTGGTGCACGGGTTCAGTGAGCATCGCCACGACATCGACGCCAGGATCAGCGCCGCCCTGACCGACGGCTGGAGCCTGGACCGGCTGCCGCGGGTCGACCGCAACTGCCTGCGCATCGCCGTCTTCGAGATCGACTACTCCGACCTTCCCGACTCCATCGCGGTGTCCGAGGCGCTCAACCTGGTCGGGGACCTGTCCACCGACGAGTCGCCCGGGTTCGTCAACGGCGTCCTGGGCACCATCGTCGCGACCAAGGTCGCGGTCGCGCCGCACGGCTGA
- the mltG gene encoding endolytic transglycosylase MltG yields MSSILEPETKPSPAKEFGHRSKGCLAVLIALAVLVGGGYFVYDRASSFLTSLGEVPDYVGAGKDPVTVTIPKGSSLDDVGDILLEKDVIKSVKAWDRAVQNEQRSSSLQAGTYALKTQLPAVEALRRLLNPSESQVRSQFTVTEGLRLSDQIDSLVKSTKIKKADYQAALKKPQALGLPKYAGNNPEGLLFPETYELTGNASATTVLKQMVGQYNRVAKDIDLEGGARELGYSPYEVLIVASIIEREVNVPANRPKVARVIYNRLHKKMRLQMDSTVHYAVHKGEKVTTTDADRRSRSPYNTYVHKGLPPGPISAPGRASLQAAINPTPGNWLYFVTVNLDTGETRFTNDKAVHDKNVADFRRWCQAHQGRC; encoded by the coding sequence GTGTCATCGATCCTCGAGCCGGAGACCAAGCCGAGCCCTGCCAAGGAGTTCGGGCACCGCAGCAAGGGTTGCCTTGCGGTGCTGATCGCGTTGGCGGTGCTCGTCGGCGGGGGCTACTTCGTCTACGACCGCGCCTCCTCCTTCCTCACCTCGCTGGGCGAGGTCCCCGACTACGTCGGCGCCGGCAAGGACCCGGTCACGGTCACCATCCCGAAGGGCTCGTCGCTGGACGACGTCGGCGACATCCTGCTGGAGAAGGACGTGATCAAGTCGGTCAAGGCCTGGGACCGGGCGGTCCAGAACGAGCAGCGCTCCAGCAGCCTGCAGGCCGGCACCTACGCCCTGAAGACCCAGCTGCCGGCCGTCGAGGCGCTGCGGAGGCTGCTGAACCCGTCGGAGTCGCAGGTGCGCAGCCAGTTCACGGTGACCGAGGGGCTCCGGCTCAGTGACCAGATCGACTCGCTGGTGAAGAGCACCAAGATCAAGAAGGCCGACTACCAGGCTGCGTTGAAGAAGCCGCAGGCGCTGGGGCTGCCCAAGTACGCCGGGAACAACCCGGAGGGCCTGCTGTTCCCGGAGACCTACGAGCTGACCGGAAACGCCTCGGCGACCACCGTGCTGAAGCAGATGGTGGGCCAGTACAACCGGGTCGCGAAGGACATCGACCTGGAGGGAGGGGCCAGGGAGCTCGGCTACAGCCCGTACGAGGTGCTGATCGTGGCCAGCATCATCGAACGCGAGGTCAACGTGCCCGCGAACCGGCCGAAGGTGGCCCGGGTGATCTACAACCGGCTGCACAAGAAGATGCGGCTGCAGATGGACTCGACGGTGCACTACGCCGTCCACAAGGGCGAGAAGGTCACCACCACCGACGCGGACCGCAGGAGCCGCTCGCCCTACAACACCTACGTCCACAAGGGTCTGCCGCCGGGCCCGATCTCCGCCCCAGGTCGGGCGTCGCTGCAAGCCGCCATCAACCCGACCCCCGGCAACTGGCTGTACTTCGTCACGGTCAACCTGGACACCGGGGAGACCAGGTTCACCAACGACAAGGCCGTGCACGACAAGAACGTCGCCGACTTCCGCAGGTGGTGTCAGGCTCATCAGGGACGCTGCTGA
- the efp gene encoding elongation factor P, whose protein sequence is MASTNDIKNGMVLDLDGQLWSVVWFQHHKPGKGNAVVRTKLKNVTSGKIVDKTFNSDSKVDTANVDRRDMQYLYHDGSGYVFMDTSNYDQVTIDDAVVGDAKDYLLEEQVATVAIHEGTPLYLDLPASVELDVTYTEPGLQGDRSTGGTKPATLQTGKQIQVPLFIVNGEKVKVDTRTGDYLGRVAS, encoded by the coding sequence GTGGCGTCGACGAATGACATCAAGAACGGAATGGTCCTCGACCTGGACGGCCAGCTGTGGTCGGTGGTCTGGTTTCAGCACCACAAGCCGGGCAAGGGCAACGCCGTGGTCCGCACCAAGCTCAAGAACGTGACCTCCGGCAAGATCGTCGACAAGACCTTCAACTCCGACAGCAAGGTCGACACCGCCAACGTCGACCGGCGCGACATGCAGTACCTCTACCACGACGGCTCCGGCTACGTCTTCATGGACACCTCCAACTACGACCAGGTGACGATCGACGATGCCGTCGTCGGTGACGCCAAGGACTACCTGCTGGAGGAGCAGGTCGCCACGGTGGCCATCCACGAGGGCACCCCGCTCTACCTCGACCTGCCAGCGTCGGTCGAGCTGGACGTCACCTACACCGAGCCGGGACTGCAGGGCGACCGCAGCACCGGCGGCACCAAGCCCGCCACGCTCCAGACCGGCAAGCAGATCCAGGTCCCGCTGTTCATCGTCAACGGCGAGAAGGTCAAGGTCGACACCCGCACGGGTGACTACCTCGGCCGCGTCGCCAGCTGA
- a CDS encoding MarR family winged helix-turn-helix transcriptional regulator — translation MNADQLDASHPPGQSALATAEREITRFLRRSRMASQQLAASVHPDLDPAGYGILVNLFELSATMPHGVRASDLGAAQGLHKSTTSRNIADLEALGLIRRVPDPSDARARLVQFTPSGEHSLRQIRAARRLKLSQSLSRWPAEDVENLSRLLRRLGDDLL, via the coding sequence ATGAACGCCGACCAGCTCGACGCCAGCCACCCGCCCGGACAGTCCGCGCTGGCGACTGCCGAGCGCGAGATCACCCGGTTTCTGCGCCGGTCGCGGATGGCGTCGCAGCAGCTGGCGGCCAGCGTGCATCCCGACCTCGACCCGGCCGGCTACGGGATCCTGGTCAACCTGTTCGAGCTGTCCGCAACGATGCCGCACGGCGTCCGCGCCTCCGATCTCGGTGCGGCGCAGGGCCTGCACAAGTCGACCACCAGTCGCAACATCGCCGATCTCGAGGCTCTCGGGCTGATCCGGCGGGTCCCCGACCCCAGCGACGCGCGGGCGCGGCTGGTGCAGTTCACCCCCAGCGGCGAGCATTCGCTGCGCCAGATCCGGGCGGCCCGCAGGCTGAAGCTGTCGCAGTCGCTCAGCCGGTGGCCGGCCGAGGACGTGGAGAACCTCTCCCGACTGCTGCGTCGGCTCGGCGACGACCTGCTCTAG
- a CDS encoding shikimate kinase, with product MSGPVVIVGAPGSGKSTVGALLAARLGLTFRDVDAVIEAEVGKPVAEIFADDGEPVFRALEEATTLRLLAEDGVLSLGGGAVISPEIRAALKGREVVWLQVGPAQAAKRVGMTEARPLLLGNVRGRLIKLLAERTPLYAEVASQSVPTDDRSPEEVVRIIVDGLDVDRREPADG from the coding sequence GTGAGCGGGCCTGTCGTCATCGTTGGCGCCCCTGGCTCCGGCAAGTCCACCGTCGGCGCCCTGCTCGCTGCCCGGCTCGGGCTGACGTTTCGTGATGTGGACGCCGTCATCGAGGCGGAGGTTGGCAAGCCGGTCGCGGAGATCTTCGCCGATGACGGTGAGCCGGTGTTCCGAGCGCTGGAGGAGGCGACGACGCTGCGCTTGCTGGCCGAGGACGGGGTGCTGTCGCTCGGTGGCGGTGCGGTCATCTCGCCGGAGATCCGGGCGGCGCTGAAGGGTCGCGAGGTGGTGTGGCTGCAGGTGGGCCCGGCCCAGGCCGCGAAGCGCGTCGGGATGACCGAGGCCCGGCCGCTGCTGCTCGGCAACGTCCGTGGGCGGCTGATCAAGCTGCTGGCCGAGCGCACGCCGCTGTACGCGGAGGTCGCCTCCCAGTCCGTGCCGACCGACGACCGTTCGCCCGAAGAGGTGGTCCGGATCATCGTTGACGGACTGGACGTCGACCGACGAGAGCCTGCGGATGGCTGA
- the aroC gene encoding chorismate synthase, with protein sequence MLRWLTAGESHGPALVATLEGLPAHVRVTTGDIADALARRRLGFGRGARMKFEADAVTILGGVRHGESQGGPVAIQVANTEWPKWETVMAADPVDPDVLAGQARNAALTRPRPGHADLAGMQKYAFDEARPILERASARETAARVALGRVAMHFLEQAFGITVLSHVVELGRARAPYGVIPRQADLAMIDADPVRCFDADASAAMVAEVESAQKDGDTLGGVVEVVAWGLPPGLGSHVHADRRLDAQLAGALMGIQAIKGVEVGDGFELARSRGSAAHDEIVLGDGGIARASHRSGGTEGGMSTGEVLRVRAAMKPIATVPRALRTVDTATGEAAVAHHQRSDVCAVPAAGVVAEAMVALVLANVCLEKFGGDSVAESRRNCQAYLADVAARGLQVHQS encoded by the coding sequence ATGCTGCGTTGGCTTACTGCGGGAGAATCACACGGCCCGGCACTGGTTGCCACCCTGGAAGGGCTGCCGGCCCACGTCCGGGTGACCACCGGGGACATCGCCGACGCATTGGCGCGTCGGCGGCTCGGGTTCGGCCGCGGCGCCCGGATGAAGTTCGAGGCGGACGCGGTGACCATCCTGGGCGGCGTCCGGCACGGCGAGAGCCAGGGCGGTCCGGTGGCGATCCAGGTGGCCAACACGGAGTGGCCCAAGTGGGAGACGGTGATGGCGGCCGATCCGGTCGACCCGGACGTGCTCGCCGGCCAGGCCCGCAACGCCGCCCTGACCCGCCCACGCCCCGGCCACGCCGACCTGGCGGGCATGCAGAAGTACGCCTTCGACGAGGCCCGGCCCATCCTGGAGCGCGCGTCGGCCCGCGAGACCGCCGCCCGGGTCGCGCTCGGTCGGGTGGCGATGCACTTCCTCGAGCAGGCCTTCGGAATCACCGTACTGAGCCATGTGGTCGAGCTGGGCCGGGCCAGGGCGCCGTACGGGGTGATTCCCAGGCAGGCTGACCTGGCGATGATCGATGCCGACCCGGTCCGCTGCTTCGACGCCGACGCGAGTGCGGCGATGGTGGCCGAGGTCGAGTCGGCCCAGAAGGACGGCGACACCCTGGGCGGGGTGGTCGAGGTGGTGGCCTGGGGCCTGCCGCCTGGTCTCGGGTCGCACGTGCACGCGGACCGCCGGCTGGACGCGCAGCTCGCGGGGGCGTTGATGGGGATCCAGGCGATCAAGGGTGTCGAGGTCGGCGACGGCTTCGAGCTGGCCCGGTCGCGTGGCAGCGCCGCTCATGACGAGATCGTGCTCGGCGACGGCGGCATCGCCCGCGCCTCACACCGGTCGGGCGGCACCGAGGGCGGAATGAGCACCGGCGAGGTGCTGCGGGTGCGGGCCGCGATGAAGCCGATCGCCACCGTGCCGCGGGCGCTGCGGACCGTGGACACCGCCACCGGGGAGGCGGCGGTGGCGCACCACCAGCGCTCCGACGTGTGCGCTGTGCCGGCCGCCGGAGTGGTAGCCGAGGCGATGGTGGCGCTGGTGTTGGCCAACGTCTGCCTGGAGAAGTTCGGTGGTGACTCCGTGGCCGAGAGCAGACGCAACTGCCAGGCGTACCTGGCCGATGTGGCCGCGCGCGGACTTCAGGTGCACCAGTCGTGA
- a CDS encoding MDR family MFS transporter produces the protein MTTTVAAPPHASDQTMSHRQILEAMTGLMAALFTALLSSNIVATALPTIIGALEGTQRQYTWVITASLLATTVSTPIWGKFSDLFNKKLLVQLSILVFVAGSVGAGFAHDVPFLIGCRVIQGLGMGGLTALTQSIMGSIIAPRERGRYSGYMGAVMAVSTVSGPLIGGVIVDSALGWRWCFFVCVPLAIISLFVLQATLKVETIRREVRIDYLGALLIAIGASLPLLWVTFAGNDFDWWSWQTAAYLVPSALVIGLAVLVELRVAEPTVPLRVLNNRTAVLVIIASVAVGIAMFGGTTFLGQYFQVARGYTPTRAGLMMIPLMVCMLISSTGAGQIISRTGRWKKFLIGGAILLLAGLAGLSTLDHTTPLWQTGIYMGLMGLGMGAMMQNLVLAVQNTVDVADIGAASATIAFFRTLGGAVGVSVLGAVLATRVKTNITDGLTRLGVPTAGSSGEGATLDLTKLPPPVLEVVRAAYGDATGRIFLIGGIVAVLALVSVLFIKEVPLRTTVRMTENLESSAGTPAVADPEPPASEPVRAGGPISAGRRARTSEPETADPRAVETGAPESGGLNSDTDSLDDPEQRIAVAALDVLTSAQDRSRQHLESSEQSRVEAATRIDRLSAEIDAVAAGFQAELDQIKSRLQSVDSGASLGRDGVGGDNLRSYEFGLLLNSQRTASRVTSAAREEAERLTSEARAQIHELEHRIETLRQVEQELEQRAADRLRLERS, from the coding sequence ATGACGACAACGGTCGCTGCTCCGCCGCACGCATCGGACCAGACCATGTCGCACCGGCAGATTCTGGAGGCGATGACCGGCCTGATGGCCGCGCTCTTCACCGCCCTGCTCAGCAGCAACATCGTGGCCACCGCCCTGCCGACCATCATCGGCGCACTGGAGGGGACGCAACGGCAGTACACCTGGGTGATCACCGCATCGCTGCTGGCCACCACGGTGAGCACCCCGATCTGGGGCAAGTTCTCCGACCTGTTCAACAAGAAGCTGCTCGTCCAGCTGTCCATCCTGGTCTTCGTGGCCGGGTCGGTCGGTGCCGGCTTCGCCCACGACGTACCGTTCCTGATCGGCTGCCGGGTCATTCAGGGACTCGGCATGGGCGGCCTGACGGCACTGACCCAGTCGATCATGGGATCGATCATCGCCCCGCGCGAACGCGGGCGGTACTCCGGCTACATGGGCGCCGTGATGGCCGTCAGCACCGTGTCAGGCCCGCTGATCGGTGGCGTGATCGTCGACAGCGCCCTCGGCTGGCGTTGGTGCTTCTTCGTCTGCGTCCCGCTGGCGATCATCTCACTGTTCGTCCTGCAGGCCACGCTGAAGGTGGAGACCATCCGACGCGAAGTCCGGATCGACTATCTGGGCGCGCTGCTGATCGCCATCGGCGCCAGCCTGCCGCTGCTCTGGGTGACCTTCGCCGGCAACGACTTCGACTGGTGGTCGTGGCAGACCGCCGCCTACCTGGTGCCGTCCGCGCTGGTCATCGGGCTCGCCGTCCTCGTCGAGCTCCGGGTCGCGGAGCCGACCGTACCGCTGCGGGTGCTCAACAACCGGACCGCGGTGCTGGTGATCATCGCCAGCGTCGCGGTCGGTATCGCCATGTTCGGTGGCACCACCTTCCTGGGCCAGTACTTCCAGGTGGCCCGGGGCTACACCCCGACCCGCGCCGGTCTGATGATGATCCCGCTGATGGTGTGCATGCTGATCTCCTCGACCGGCGCCGGCCAGATCATCAGCAGGACCGGCCGGTGGAAGAAGTTCCTGATCGGCGGCGCCATCCTGCTGCTCGCCGGCCTGGCCGGGCTGAGCACCCTGGACCACACCACCCCGCTGTGGCAGACGGGCATCTACATGGGTCTGATGGGTCTGGGCATGGGCGCGATGATGCAGAACCTGGTGCTGGCGGTGCAGAACACGGTCGATGTCGCTGACATCGGGGCGGCCTCGGCCACCATCGCCTTCTTCCGGACTCTGGGCGGCGCGGTCGGCGTCTCGGTCCTCGGGGCGGTGCTCGCCACCCGGGTCAAGACCAACATCACCGATGGACTCACCCGACTGGGCGTCCCGACGGCCGGCTCGTCCGGGGAGGGCGCCACCCTGGACCTGACGAAGCTTCCGCCGCCGGTGCTCGAGGTCGTCCGGGCGGCATACGGTGACGCCACCGGCAGGATCTTCCTGATCGGCGGGATCGTCGCAGTGCTGGCGCTGGTCTCGGTGCTGTTCATCAAGGAGGTCCCACTGCGGACCACGGTACGGATGACGGAGAACCTGGAGTCGAGCGCCGGGACTCCTGCCGTCGCCGATCCTGAGCCGCCCGCCTCGGAGCCGGTGCGCGCCGGCGGGCCGATCTCGGCCGGTCGGCGGGCACGGACGTCCGAGCCTGAGACTGCCGACCCGCGTGCCGTCGAGACCGGGGCGCCCGAGTCGGGCGGCCTCAACTCCGACACCGACTCGCTTGACGACCCGGAGCAGCGGATCGCCGTCGCCGCACTCGACGTCCTCACTTCGGCGCAGGACAGGTCCAGGCAGCATCTGGAGTCGTCGGAACAGAGCCGGGTCGAGGCCGCAACCAGGATCGACCGGCTGTCCGCCGAGATCGACGCTGTGGCGGCGGGGTTCCAGGCCGAGCTCGACCAGATCAAGAGCCGGCTCCAATCGGTGGACTCGGGCGCCTCGCTCGGTCGGGACGGAGTCGGCGGCGACAACCTGCGCAGCTATGAGTTCGGGCTGCTGCTGAACAGTCAGCGCACCGCCAGCCGGGTGACGTCGGCGGCCCGAGAGGAGGCGGAGCGGCTCACCTCCGAGGCGCGGGCCCAGATCCACGAGCTCGAGCATCGGATCGAGACGCTCCGGCAGGTGGAGCAGGAACTCGAGCAGCGGGCGGCCGATCGGCTCCGGCTCGAGCGCAGCTAG
- the ruvX gene encoding Holliday junction resolvase RuvX codes for MSTTFRTGVRLALDWGEARIGVAACDASGTLAYPVRNVAAGERALSLLLGLVSEYEPIEIVVGLPRSLSGGEGPAAVRTRAHAAELVAALASTADPPPVRLVDERLTTVTAAQRLSQSGRRAREQRQIIDQAAAVAILEHALEIERARNTPPGELLSAAEFPPRPPAAGQQEETH; via the coding sequence ATGAGCACCACCTTCCGTACCGGTGTGCGGTTGGCGCTGGACTGGGGGGAGGCGCGGATCGGCGTGGCAGCCTGCGACGCCTCCGGCACCCTGGCCTACCCGGTGCGCAATGTGGCCGCCGGCGAGCGGGCGCTGAGCCTCCTGCTCGGCCTGGTGAGCGAGTACGAACCGATCGAGATCGTCGTCGGGTTGCCCCGTTCGCTGTCGGGCGGCGAGGGCCCGGCCGCGGTCCGCACCCGGGCCCATGCGGCCGAGCTGGTGGCGGCGCTGGCCTCGACGGCCGACCCGCCACCGGTGCGGCTGGTGGACGAGCGGCTGACCACGGTCACCGCGGCGCAACGGCTGAGCCAGAGCGGGAGACGCGCCCGGGAGCAGCGCCAGATCATCGACCAGGCGGCCGCGGTCGCTATCTTGGAGCACGCGCTGGAGATCGAACGGGCGCGGAACACGCCACCCGGCGAGTTACTATCGGCCGCAGAATTCCCCCCACGTCCGCCTGCGGCAGGACAACAGGAAGAGACTCACTAG
- a CDS encoding pentapeptide repeat-containing protein has protein sequence MTGPPLPPAAPRQVPERQAAALPRDAIADDAVLNELDYSHAELEGSTAEFAELFGCRFADTALASTVWYRASVVDTELHSCDLANAEFTESGWQRLLVERSRLTGLQLAGCTVQNVRFVDDVIDLSNWRFAKLARVVFERCSLTGSDWNTARLENVLFDSCDLTDAQFSSATTSRTRFQQCTLDGLRGVASLSGSVIDPVNVVDLSLQLAAALGITIATD, from the coding sequence GTGACCGGGCCCCCTTTGCCACCGGCCGCCCCGAGGCAGGTGCCGGAGCGGCAGGCCGCCGCGCTGCCGCGCGATGCCATCGCCGACGACGCCGTCCTCAACGAGCTCGACTACAGCCATGCCGAGCTGGAGGGGTCGACGGCCGAGTTCGCCGAGCTGTTCGGCTGCCGCTTCGCTGACACCGCACTGGCCTCGACGGTCTGGTACCGCGCCTCGGTGGTGGACACCGAGTTGCACAGCTGCGACCTGGCCAACGCCGAGTTCACCGAGTCCGGCTGGCAACGGCTGCTGGTCGAGCGGAGCAGGCTGACCGGCCTGCAGCTGGCCGGCTGCACGGTCCAGAACGTCCGGTTCGTGGACGACGTCATCGACCTCTCCAACTGGCGGTTCGCCAAGCTGGCCAGGGTCGTGTTCGAACGCTGCTCACTGACCGGCAGCGACTGGAACACGGCCCGGCTGGAGAACGTGCTGTTCGACTCCTGCGACCTCACCGACGCGCAGTTCAGCTCGGCGACGACCTCGCGGACGCGGTTCCAGCAGTGCACGCTGGACGGCCTGCGCGGCGTCGCCAGCCTGTCCGGCTCCGTCATCGACCCGGTGAACGTTGTCGACCTGAGCCTTCAGCTCGCTGCCGCGCTCGGCATCACCATCGCCACCGACTGA
- a CDS encoding shikimate dehydrogenase, protein MRTKCAVLGSPIEHSLSPALHLAAYEELGLSDWSYERHEMDEVGLPDFVRGRDASWRGLSLTMPLKVVALGLGEVDPVAGLVGAANTLIFDDDGRRVFNTDVGGLVSAVRGGLGAGRGDLATVVVLGTGATARSTLASAAELGAGRVIVVARTPSRAEALRPLALALGLRLDVQPWGSPLPAADLLVSTVTAGAADAVAADAVAAAPIIFDVVYDPWPTALASAAEHLGVAVLNGLDLLVGQAVLQVRLMTGRDIDPAVLMSAGRAELSRRAGA, encoded by the coding sequence GTGAGGACGAAGTGCGCCGTGCTCGGTTCGCCGATCGAGCACTCACTGTCCCCGGCGCTGCACCTGGCTGCCTACGAAGAGCTGGGTCTGTCCGACTGGTCGTATGAGCGCCACGAGATGGACGAGGTCGGCCTGCCCGACTTCGTCCGGGGACGGGACGCCAGCTGGCGTGGCCTCAGCCTGACGATGCCGCTGAAGGTGGTGGCGCTCGGCCTCGGCGAGGTCGACCCGGTCGCCGGGCTGGTTGGGGCCGCCAACACCCTGATCTTCGACGATGACGGGCGGCGGGTCTTCAACACCGACGTCGGCGGGCTGGTCTCGGCTGTCCGCGGTGGGCTCGGAGCAGGACGCGGTGACCTGGCGACGGTCGTGGTGCTGGGCACCGGTGCCACCGCCCGGTCGACGCTGGCGTCGGCGGCAGAGTTGGGCGCTGGACGGGTGATCGTCGTCGCCCGGACCCCGAGCCGGGCCGAGGCGCTCCGACCGCTGGCGCTGGCGTTGGGGCTGCGGCTGGACGTCCAGCCATGGGGATCGCCCCTGCCGGCAGCCGACCTGCTGGTCTCGACCGTCACCGCCGGTGCGGCCGACGCGGTGGCGGCCGACGCGGTGGCGGCGGCCCCGATCATCTTCGACGTGGTCTATGACCCGTGGCCGACCGCGCTCGCCTCGGCGGCCGAGCACCTCGGCGTCGCGGTGCTCAACGGGCTCGACCTGCTGGTCGGGCAGGCGGTGCTCCAGGTCAGGCTGATGACCGGTCGCGATATTGACCCGGCAGTCCTGATGTCTGCAGGACGGGCGGAACTGAGCCGCCGGGCCGGCGCGTGA
- a CDS encoding MarR family winged helix-turn-helix transcriptional regulator, translating to MNVRPESTSDLLSSLSELIRTVRQLGHRHHAALGPTGTPVALLKVLRDGDVRVSDLAVRLALAPSVVSRAIVPLERDGLVERLPDPADARACRISLTAAGQQRLAEVHGDYVLRLTELLTSWDEAEVRSAARLMRKLQGTLADGIDAETDLRLRVPALITPS from the coding sequence ATGAACGTCCGGCCCGAGTCCACCAGCGACCTGTTGTCGTCGCTGAGCGAGCTGATCCGTACCGTGCGCCAGCTGGGACACCGACATCACGCGGCCTTGGGGCCGACCGGCACTCCGGTGGCCCTGCTGAAGGTGCTGCGGGACGGCGATGTCCGGGTCAGCGACCTGGCAGTCCGACTGGCGCTGGCGCCGTCGGTCGTGTCCCGTGCGATCGTCCCCTTGGAGCGCGACGGTCTGGTCGAACGACTTCCCGATCCCGCCGACGCCCGCGCCTGCCGGATCTCCCTGACTGCGGCCGGGCAGCAACGCCTTGCCGAGGTCCACGGCGACTACGTCCTGCGTCTCACCGAGCTGCTCACCTCCTGGGACGAGGCCGAGGTCCGGTCGGCGGCCCGGCTGATGCGCAAGCTGCAGGGCACCCTGGCCGACGGCATCGACGCGGAGACCGACCTGCGCCTGCGGGTTCCGGCCCTGATCACCCCATCCTGA
- the aroB gene encoding 3-dehydroquinate synthase, whose product MAETSIKVSAESPYEVLVGPGVLARLRQVLGDRVQRAAVLHPPTLGTLAQRVQEQLADTGIEPMLVEVPDAEDAKTADVLVRCWSALGRAGFTRSDAVVGLGGGATTDLAGFVAATWLRGVRLVTVPTTVLGMVDAAVGGKTGINTAEGKNLVGSFYEPAAVLCDLDLLQTLGRTELVSGMAEVVKCGFIADPVILDLVEADPVGILDPGAAGLREVVERSIQVKASVVSTDLRERTSSGSAVGRELLNYGHTLGHAIERREKYRWRHGQAISVGQVFAAELSRLAGHLDAQTAARHRNTLASLGLPVSYPAAAYDDLRATMALDKKTRGSTLRFVILDGLAKAAILEGPEESLLRAAYAEVAA is encoded by the coding sequence ATGGCTGAGACCTCGATCAAGGTCTCGGCTGAGTCGCCGTACGAGGTCCTGGTCGGTCCCGGAGTGCTGGCCCGGCTGCGGCAGGTGCTGGGGGATCGGGTGCAGCGGGCAGCGGTGCTGCATCCGCCGACGTTGGGCACGCTCGCGCAGCGGGTTCAAGAACAGCTCGCGGACACCGGGATCGAGCCGATGCTGGTCGAGGTGCCGGATGCGGAGGACGCCAAGACCGCCGACGTCCTGGTGCGTTGCTGGTCGGCGCTCGGACGGGCCGGCTTCACCCGGTCGGATGCGGTGGTCGGGCTGGGTGGCGGCGCGACCACCGACCTGGCCGGCTTCGTGGCTGCCACCTGGTTGCGAGGCGTCCGCCTCGTCACCGTCCCGACGACGGTGCTCGGCATGGTCGACGCTGCCGTCGGCGGCAAAACGGGGATCAACACCGCCGAGGGGAAGAACCTGGTCGGGTCGTTCTACGAGCCTGCCGCCGTACTGTGCGACCTCGACCTCCTGCAGACGTTGGGCCGGACCGAGCTGGTCTCGGGGATGGCCGAGGTGGTCAAGTGCGGGTTCATCGCGGACCCGGTGATCCTGGACCTGGTCGAGGCCGACCCGGTGGGCATTCTCGATCCCGGTGCGGCCGGGCTGCGGGAGGTGGTGGAACGGTCCATCCAGGTCAAGGCGTCGGTGGTGTCGACGGACCTACGCGAACGGACGTCCAGCGGGTCCGCCGTCGGCCGGGAGCTACTCAACTACGGCCACACTCTCGGCCATGCGATCGAGCGCCGCGAGAAGTACCGCTGGCGGCACGGCCAGGCCATCAGCGTTGGGCAGGTGTTCGCCGCGGAGCTGTCCCGGCTCGCCGGACACCTCGACGCCCAGACGGCGGCCCGGCATCGCAACACCCTGGCCAGCCTCGGTCTGCCGGTCAGCTATCCGGCCGCCGCCTATGACGACCTCCGGGCGACGATGGCCCTGGACAAGAAGACCCGCGGCTCGACGTTGCGCTTCGTCATCCTGGATGGCCTGGCAAAGGCCGCCATCCTGGAGGGACCCGAGGAGAGCCTGCTGCGGGCCGCCTACGCCGAGGTGGCCGCCTGA